From the genome of Scytonema hofmannii PCC 7110, one region includes:
- a CDS encoding class II aldolase/adducin family protein, protein MPKYERPKTPVFDNVEDERLYRKQHLAAAFRVFGRFGFSEGIAGHITARDPEFTDHFWVNPFGLNFADIRVSDLLLVDAEGEVVKGEGTVNRAAFAIHSQVHEARPDIVAAAHAHSIYGKTWSTFHRLLDPLTQDSCAFYEDHALFDDYTGVVEDPKEGKRIAQALGNKKVVILSNHGHLTVGHSVDEAAWWYISFERSSQAQLLAQAAGKPRLIKPETARLTRTQVGTHVAGWFSFQPIYQKTVREEPDLLE, encoded by the coding sequence ATGCCAAAGTATGAGAGACCAAAAACCCCAGTTTTCGATAACGTTGAAGATGAGCGCCTTTACCGCAAGCAACACCTAGCTGCTGCCTTTCGTGTATTTGGGCGTTTTGGTTTTAGTGAGGGTATAGCAGGTCATATTACAGCCCGCGATCCAGAATTCACAGACCATTTTTGGGTAAATCCGTTTGGCTTAAACTTTGCTGACATCCGGGTTTCAGACCTCCTCTTAGTTGACGCCGAGGGAGAAGTTGTTAAAGGCGAAGGTACTGTGAATCGAGCTGCCTTTGCCATCCATTCCCAAGTGCATGAAGCACGACCTGATATTGTCGCTGCTGCACACGCTCATTCAATTTACGGTAAAACTTGGTCAACTTTTCATCGCTTACTCGATCCCCTAACTCAAGATTCTTGCGCTTTTTACGAAGACCACGCACTATTTGACGACTATACTGGCGTTGTGGAAGACCCTAAAGAAGGTAAGCGCATTGCTCAAGCATTGGGTAACAAAAAAGTAGTTATTTTAAGTAATCACGGTCATTTGACAGTAGGTCACTCCGTTGACGAAGCTGCTTGGTGGTACATTAGCTTTGAGCGCTCGTCCCAAGCTCAGCTATTGGCTCAAGCTGCAGGCAAACCCCGACTGATAAAACCTGAAACCGCACGCCTCACACGCACTCAGGTGGGAACCCATGTAGCTGGGTGGTTCAGTTTTCAGCCAATCTATCAAAAGACGGTACGCGAAGAACCCGATCTGCTGGAGTAG
- a CDS encoding heavy metal-responsive transcriptional regulator: MLVQETLKQIGEVAKESGVPIKTIRYYEELGLLKASGRTEGGFRLFNSEVFSRLKFIKRAQNLGLTLLEIKEFLDVHDDGFMPCDRIKVQLKNKLSAIDEQIQQLFILKSELEGLLSDWEKITEPSEQTICPILERN; the protein is encoded by the coding sequence ATGTTAGTTCAAGAGACGCTAAAACAAATAGGCGAAGTTGCTAAAGAAAGTGGGGTTCCTATTAAAACTATCCGCTATTATGAAGAGCTTGGTTTGCTTAAGGCTTCGGGTAGAACTGAAGGTGGCTTTAGATTGTTTAATTCTGAGGTATTCTCACGTTTGAAATTTATTAAACGTGCTCAAAATCTTGGGTTAACTTTATTGGAAATTAAAGAATTTTTAGATGTTCATGATGATGGGTTTATGCCTTGCGATCGCATAAAAGTTCAGTTGAAAAATAAGCTGTCAGCTATTGATGAACAAATTCAGCAATTATTTATCTTAAAGTCTGAGTTGGAGGGGCTGCTTTCTGATTGGGAAAAAATAACCGAACCAAGCGAGCAAACTATTTGTCCTATTCTTGAGCGGAATTAA
- a CDS encoding DUF1830 domain-containing protein yields MLNTSLTIADRIFCYYINVTSHIQVARISNIPGWYARLVPHSTTKVLHGSPLMYLRDPKLYCETLLKYLLS; encoded by the coding sequence ATGCTAAATACATCACTAACGATCGCAGATCGCATCTTCTGCTACTACATCAATGTTACCAGTCACATTCAGGTAGCTCGAATCTCGAATATTCCGGGCTGGTACGCCCGACTTGTTCCCCATTCTACCACCAAGGTTCTACACGGCAGTCCCCTAATGTATCTGCGCGATCCCAAACTTTACTGCGAAACCTTGCTAAAATACCTGCTATCCTAG
- a CDS encoding aldehyde dehydrogenase family protein, with amino-acid sequence MSHPLTCRNYIAGEWVNAASGATLESRNPAVSREVVATFPRSAATDVETAVAAARRAYRSWRLIPAPARAEYVQRVGELLRKYKEELAQLMSREMGKPLAEARGDVQEGIDCAYYSAGEGRRLFGQTTPSEMPNKFAMTVRMPVGVCALITPWNFPVAIPCWKAMPALVCGNTVVLKPAEDTPACATKLVEIFAEAGLPEGVINLVHGVGEEVGKALVEHPNVDLVSFTGSSETGAFVGSTCGRTHKRVCLEMGGKNAQIVMEDADLQLALDGAVWGAFGTAGQRCTATSRLLLHRDIKEKFTDMLKERTSQLRLGAGTDPNTDVGPIVNEKQLQRVSKYLDIAREEGAKVLMGGEIATEEGLQNGYFFEPTILDCVTPQMRVAREEIFGPVVALIEVHSFEDAIAILNDTPYGLSSSIYTRDVNRAFTAMRDLEAGITYINGPTIGAEVHLPFGGVKQTGNGHREAGTAVLDVFTDWKTVYVDFSGSLQRAQIDNRIG; translated from the coding sequence ATGAGTCATCCCTTAACTTGCCGTAATTACATCGCCGGAGAGTGGGTAAACGCTGCATCGGGTGCTACCTTAGAAAGCCGCAATCCTGCGGTTAGTCGTGAAGTTGTAGCCACTTTTCCGCGTTCGGCAGCAACTGATGTTGAGACAGCCGTAGCTGCTGCCCGTCGTGCATACCGGAGTTGGCGACTCATTCCTGCCCCAGCAAGAGCAGAATACGTTCAAAGAGTCGGAGAACTCTTGCGGAAGTATAAAGAAGAACTTGCTCAATTGATGAGTAGGGAAATGGGTAAACCTCTGGCAGAAGCACGGGGGGATGTTCAAGAAGGTATTGATTGTGCCTATTACAGTGCTGGCGAAGGACGACGATTATTTGGGCAAACGACACCGTCTGAAATGCCCAATAAGTTCGCCATGACAGTCAGAATGCCTGTTGGGGTTTGTGCTCTGATTACACCGTGGAATTTTCCAGTCGCTATTCCCTGTTGGAAAGCAATGCCGGCTTTGGTGTGTGGTAATACTGTAGTTCTCAAACCTGCAGAAGATACTCCTGCTTGTGCTACTAAACTCGTCGAAATTTTTGCAGAGGCTGGTTTACCTGAAGGTGTTATCAACTTGGTGCATGGAGTGGGAGAGGAAGTGGGGAAAGCTTTAGTTGAGCATCCTAATGTTGACTTAGTCTCTTTTACTGGCTCTTCTGAAACGGGTGCTTTTGTCGGCTCTACTTGCGGGCGCACTCACAAACGCGTGTGTCTGGAGATGGGTGGTAAAAATGCCCAAATTGTGATGGAAGATGCGGACTTGCAACTTGCTTTGGATGGTGCTGTTTGGGGTGCATTTGGAACTGCCGGTCAAAGATGTACTGCTACAAGTCGTCTGCTGCTACATCGCGATATCAAAGAGAAATTTACCGATATGCTGAAAGAACGTACCAGTCAGCTACGCTTGGGTGCTGGTACTGACCCCAATACTGATGTTGGTCCGATTGTGAATGAAAAGCAACTCCAACGCGTGAGCAAATATCTAGATATTGCCCGTGAAGAGGGAGCAAAGGTTTTAATGGGTGGAGAAATCGCAACTGAGGAAGGTTTGCAAAACGGTTATTTCTTTGAGCCTACTATTTTAGATTGTGTCACTCCTCAAATGCGCGTTGCTCGTGAAGAAATCTTCGGACCTGTAGTGGCGTTGATAGAGGTACACTCTTTTGAGGATGCGATCGCAATCCTTAACGATACACCTTACGGTCTTTCATCTTCTATATATACTCGCGATGTCAACCGTGCTTTCACGGCTATGCGCGATCTAGAAGCAGGTATCACTTATATCAACGGTCCCACGATTGGTGCAGAAGTGCATTTACCGTTTGGTGGTGTTAAACAAACTGGTAACGGACATCGAGAAGCGGGGACTGCTGTCTTGGACGTATTTACAGATTGGAAAACTGTGTATGTAGATTTCTCTGGAAGTTTGCAACGCGCTCAAATTGATAACCGAATTGGTTAG
- a CDS encoding DUF5615 family PIN-like protein codes for MKLLLDECIDRKLAREFVGYEVKTVPQMGWAGIKNGQLLALAQTEFDVFITVDRNLSFQQNLPQFDITVIVLQAPSNRLADLKPLAPKVLSILPTLAKGQATVVST; via the coding sequence ATGAAGCTCCTTTTAGATGAGTGTATTGACCGCAAACTGGCAAGGGAGTTTGTTGGTTATGAAGTGAAAACAGTTCCGCAGATGGGGTGGGCAGGAATTAAGAATGGTCAACTTCTTGCGCTTGCACAAACAGAGTTTGATGTTTTCATCACGGTTGATCGTAATTTGTCATTCCAGCAGAATCTACCACAATTCGATATCACTGTGATTGTTTTACAGGCACCCTCCAACCGATTGGCAGATCTGAAGCCTTTAGCACCTAAAGTTTTGTCTATCTTACCCACTCTGGCAAAAGGACAAGCCACAGTAGTTAGTACGTAG
- a CDS encoding DUF433 domain-containing protein translates to MLKDSPIINVSPEIMGGTPVFAGTRVPVQTLLDYLKAGESIDDFLDGFPTVTREQVIALLEEAEKQIIGVVA, encoded by the coding sequence ATGCTTAAAGACTCCCCAATTATTAACGTATCCCCTGAAATTATGGGCGGCACCCCAGTTTTTGCTGGTACTAGAGTTCCTGTACAAACACTTTTAGATTATCTCAAAGCAGGAGAATCGATAGACGATTTTTTAGATGGATTTCCAACTGTAACCAGAGAGCAGGTTATTGCCTTGCTGGAAGAGGCAGAAAAACAGATCATTGGCGTGGTGGCATAG
- a CDS encoding cyclase family protein, whose translation MDCVEQGTLDDIHSILKVARSFLLEEVAPLANEIDCNSNALFHALQGLGKLGLLALRLPYRWSSKEVSEQVFGSFQELVAQYSGALAFLQTQHQSAAGMLVASNNASLQEKYLPYMSDGQVLLGVGFSQLRREGEPLVVAVPVPGGYQLNGVVPWVTGWNLFSEFIVAATLPDDRSVFGIVPLVETHQPLGGALTFSQPAQLAAMTSTNTVTATLTDWFLPTEGVVFIKPAGWIHENDQNNVLRATFLATGCALGGLEILEFAAKKKSLRFIRDAFESLQQELSNCRAAIRAAQQNSNLSFTERLQLRAWAIDLAARISHAAIAVSSGGAIYSHHNAQRVYREALVFTVTGQTSAVMEATLGRLVRKQDLFNEPQRRRERGEGGRGIIYSRVVHLSHVIDRKIPLWEGDPPVEFETVAELDKDGYYLRRFSLGEHSATHMNAPSSFYRDGVGCDRYPAESLVVPAVVIEICEQAAGNSDYVLSVDDILAWEQQNGEIPWNCVVLLYTGWQEKWVDERAFFNRDVQGGMHFPGFGSDATRFLLEERQIAGVGIDTHGVDAGQETTFATNCLVLQEPRIVLENLTNLDQLPPKGTTLVIGVLRLKDGSGSPSAVMALI comes from the coding sequence ATGGATTGTGTTGAACAAGGAACTCTAGACGATATTCATTCTATTTTAAAGGTAGCCCGGTCTTTCTTGCTTGAAGAAGTAGCACCATTGGCGAATGAGATAGACTGTAACTCCAATGCTTTATTTCATGCACTGCAAGGTTTGGGAAAGTTGGGGCTGCTAGCCCTACGACTGCCATACCGTTGGAGTAGCAAAGAGGTCAGCGAGCAAGTATTCGGTAGCTTTCAAGAACTGGTAGCCCAATATTCTGGTGCTCTAGCTTTTTTGCAAACCCAACACCAAAGTGCTGCTGGTATGCTTGTTGCTAGCAACAACGCCTCTCTCCAAGAGAAGTACCTTCCCTATATGAGTGACGGTCAAGTTTTACTGGGAGTTGGTTTTTCTCAGCTACGACGTGAAGGGGAACCACTTGTTGTTGCAGTACCAGTACCGGGTGGTTATCAACTCAATGGAGTTGTACCTTGGGTCACAGGTTGGAACCTTTTTAGCGAGTTTATTGTTGCTGCTACTTTACCTGACGATCGCTCTGTTTTTGGTATAGTCCCTTTAGTGGAAACACATCAACCCTTAGGAGGTGCGCTCACGTTTTCACAGCCCGCACAGCTTGCTGCAATGACATCTACTAATACTGTCACAGCAACTTTGACTGACTGGTTTTTGCCTACAGAAGGTGTTGTTTTTATAAAACCTGCTGGCTGGATTCATGAAAATGATCAGAATAATGTTCTTCGTGCAACTTTTTTGGCTACAGGATGTGCTCTTGGTGGTTTGGAGATTTTGGAGTTTGCTGCAAAGAAAAAATCACTGCGTTTTATTAGGGATGCTTTTGAAAGTCTTCAGCAAGAACTTAGCAATTGTCGCGCTGCTATTCGAGCAGCACAACAAAACTCGAACTTGTCTTTTACTGAACGCTTGCAACTGCGGGCTTGGGCGATCGATCTAGCAGCTCGAATTTCTCATGCAGCGATCGCTGTTTCTAGTGGTGGTGCTATTTACAGTCATCATAATGCACAACGGGTTTATCGTGAGGCGCTGGTGTTTACTGTGACAGGTCAGACTTCTGCTGTTATGGAGGCTACTTTGGGAAGGTTGGTGCGAAAGCAAGATTTGTTTAATGAACCGCAGAGACGCAGAGAACGCGGAGAAGGAGGGAGAGGTATTATTTATTCACGGGTGGTGCATTTAAGTCATGTTATTGATCGTAAGATTCCTCTGTGGGAGGGCGATCCACCTGTTGAATTTGAAACGGTGGCGGAGTTGGATAAGGATGGTTATTACTTGCGACGGTTTTCTTTGGGAGAGCACAGTGCGACTCACATGAATGCTCCTAGTAGCTTTTACCGTGATGGTGTGGGTTGCGATCGCTATCCTGCTGAGTCGTTGGTTGTACCAGCTGTGGTTATTGAGATTTGTGAGCAAGCAGCTGGTAATTCTGATTATGTTCTTTCTGTGGATGATATTCTGGCTTGGGAACAGCAAAACGGAGAGATTCCTTGGAATTGTGTGGTATTGCTTTATACAGGTTGGCAAGAAAAATGGGTGGATGAACGTGCTTTTTTTAATCGGGATGTTCAAGGCGGGATGCATTTTCCTGGTTTTGGAAGCGATGCAACAAGGTTTTTGCTGGAAGAACGTCAAATTGCGGGAGTAGGAATTGATACTCATGGAGTAGATGCAGGACAAGAGACTACTTTTGCAACTAACTGCTTGGTGTTGCAAGAACCACGTATTGTGTTGGAGAATTTGACTAATTTAGACCAGTTACCACCAAAGGGAACTACACTGGTCATTGGGGTTCTTAGATTAAAAGATGGTTCTGGTTCCCCATCTGCAGTGATGGCATTGATCTGA
- a CDS encoding FG-GAP repeat domain-containing protein, which translates to MFESKTVNSKSTSELSSLLIYNNSVATDALDTTFDWGRSSQTLLSDLSDSMLATTTATSPNPNPNSQFSNAAIVPDFNGDGKTDKFWRNTQTNEVSIWQMDGTRVANASIPRQIDFSWDFSYADFNRDGKTDVFWRNKSTGENLIWIMDGVNIASEVYLDRIDPAWTASIADFNGDGKSDIFWRNTQTGDNATWLMDDTRVLTSAFIDAADLSWTSSIVDFNGDGKNDIFWRNTASGENAVWFMDGTNTSKYALSSLDPFWDSYTLGDFNGDSKTDLLWRNSQTGENTVWLMNSIFITSGSVPKLDLSWKSSVGDFNGDGKTDILWHNETTGENTAWLMDGTTVSTAAFLPATDVARQPKVGDYNGDGKSDVFWRNYNTGENFIWTVNGTTTSETPIDTVPPEWIAY; encoded by the coding sequence ATGTTTGAATCTAAAACCGTCAATTCTAAAAGTACTAGTGAACTTTCGTCTCTGCTAATCTACAATAATTCTGTAGCTACAGATGCTCTAGATACTACTTTCGATTGGGGGCGATCGTCACAAACTCTGCTAAGCGATTTGTCAGATTCAATGCTTGCAACAACAACAGCAACAAGCCCTAATCCAAATCCCAATTCTCAATTCAGTAATGCAGCAATAGTTCCTGACTTTAACGGTGATGGCAAAACTGACAAATTTTGGCGTAATACCCAAACCAATGAAGTGTCTATTTGGCAGATGGATGGCACAAGGGTAGCAAATGCATCCATCCCCAGACAGATAGATTTTTCTTGGGACTTTTCCTATGCAGATTTCAATCGTGATGGGAAAACAGATGTGTTTTGGCGTAACAAGTCAACAGGGGAGAATCTCATTTGGATAATGGATGGGGTAAACATTGCCTCTGAAGTTTATTTGGACAGAATCGATCCAGCATGGACTGCTAGTATTGCTGACTTCAATGGCGATGGTAAGAGCGACATTTTCTGGCGCAACACTCAAACAGGTGATAACGCGACTTGGTTGATGGATGACACTAGAGTACTTACCTCTGCTTTTATTGATGCAGCGGACTTATCTTGGACTTCTAGTATTGTTGATTTCAATGGCGATGGTAAAAATGACATCTTTTGGCGCAATACGGCATCTGGGGAAAATGCCGTTTGGTTTATGGATGGTACTAACACCTCAAAATATGCCCTATCATCATTAGATCCGTTTTGGGATAGCTACACCCTTGGTGATTTTAACGGCGATAGCAAAACCGATCTTCTCTGGCGCAATAGCCAAACAGGTGAGAACACCGTATGGTTGATGAATAGTATTTTCATTACTTCTGGTTCTGTACCAAAGCTTGACCTCTCTTGGAAATCTAGTGTTGGAGATTTTAACGGCGATGGTAAAACTGATATTCTCTGGCACAATGAAACGACTGGTGAGAACACTGCTTGGTTAATGGATGGCACAACAGTTTCTACTGCCGCATTCTTGCCTGCAACTGATGTGGCTAGACAGCCGAAAGTTGGGGATTACAACGGCGATGGTAAGAGTGATGTGTTCTGGCGCAATTACAACACTGGTGAAAATTTCATTTGGACTGTCAATGGGACAACGACCTCTGAAACTCCTATAGACACAGTTCCTCCAGAGTGGATTGCTTACTAG
- a CDS encoding family 1 glycosylhydrolase, which produces MEGAYQEGGRKPSIWDTFSATEGKVLNGDTGAVACAHYHRYQSDVELMAILGIKHYRFSIAWTRILPDGRGTVNEEGIDFYKRLADCLHEHGIAPHATLCHWNSPQTLEDLYGSWQSRQMANDYADYVKALVKRLGSRISPTTHPKS; this is translated from the coding sequence ATTGAAGGTGCATATCAAGAAGGGGGGCGCAAACCCAGCATTTGGGATACTTTCAGCGCTACTGAGGGAAAAGTGCTTAACGGTGATACAGGTGCTGTCGCTTGCGCTCATTACCATCGCTACCAGTCAGATGTAGAACTGATGGCAATCCTGGGAATCAAACACTATCGCTTCAGTATTGCCTGGACTCGTATTCTTCCTGATGGTCGCGGTACAGTCAACGAAGAAGGTATTGATTTTTACAAACGGTTAGCAGATTGCTTACACGAGCATGGCATCGCTCCTCACGCTACCCTATGTCATTGGAATAGCCCTCAAACATTAGAGGATTTGTACGGTTCTTGGCAAAGTCGCCAAATGGCAAATGATTACGCCGATTATGTGAAAGCACTTGTCAAGCGGTTGGGATCGCGTATTAGTCCAACAACGCATCCCAAAAGCTAG
- a CDS encoding Uma2 family endonuclease: MIVTTVDRVTEPILIDGLKWQDFKVVERLLDRPGIRLSFLDGTLEIRKMPGKKHETVKQRISNLLDIFLEASEIDYTPTGSMTLESEVGLVKREADLSYELGPNRERPDLAIEVVVTSGGIDKLEAYKRLKISEVWFWQDGNLSLYALHQEKYEKINQSEVLPELDMVLLERCINIPKHIQAVREFRQAFQ, translated from the coding sequence ATGATTGTAACAACAGTAGATCGGGTAACAGAGCCAATTCTTATAGATGGACTAAAATGGCAGGATTTCAAGGTTGTTGAAAGACTTTTAGACCGTCCTGGCATTCGGCTGTCCTTTTTAGACGGAACATTAGAAATTCGTAAGATGCCAGGAAAAAAACACGAAACCGTTAAACAACGCATTTCCAACTTGTTAGACATCTTCTTGGAAGCTTCTGAGATTGACTATACCCCGACTGGTTCGATGACTCTAGAAAGCGAAGTCGGGCTAGTGAAGCGCGAAGCTGATCTGTCTTATGAACTTGGACCAAATAGGGAACGTCCCGATCTAGCGATCGAAGTTGTTGTTACCAGTGGAGGTATAGATAAGCTAGAAGCTTACAAGCGTCTCAAAATTTCCGAAGTTTGGTTTTGGCAAGATGGCAATTTATCGCTGTATGCGCTACACCAAGAGAAATATGAAAAGATTAATCAATCTGAAGTGCTTCCCGAATTAGATATGGTGTTGTTAGAAAGGTGTATTAATATACCAAAGCATATTCAAGCTGTAAGAGAATTTCGACAGGCATTTCAGTAG